The following coding sequences are from one Pararge aegeria chromosome 13, ilParAegt1.1, whole genome shotgun sequence window:
- the LOC120628985 gene encoding transmembrane protein 19 — protein MKKIGENTSSSKSSEERKGLQNDHFLTVLLITLVIPLSMSMWIINLVYSKLILNTEGFDEPVVIAPTRWLTSCVLPITVALYGYRKKSLNISGALLGLIVAFVLTLSNYCFLIDLLVFFLSSSKATRFKPHLKKKIEEDFKEGGQRNWIQVLCNGGMATQLGLLYLLDVGASERPINFLKDYRASWLSIGILGVFACCNGDTWASELGTVLSKSDPYLITTGKRVPKGTNGGISAIGTLVSTLGGLVIGLAHYLTILYFADRMLLNYAPPQWPLIIYGALAGLFGSLIDSLLGATLQYSGLDKDGKIVSHSSLSVKHISGRNILDNHSVNLLSTIIMGLLMPTIVKNL, from the exons atgaaaaaaattggcGAGAATACGAGTAGCTCTAAGTCATCAGAAGAAAGGAAGGGACTGCAAAATGATCATTTTCTAACTGTTCTCCTCATTACCCTTGTGATACCGTTATCAATGTCAATGTGgataattaatttagtttattcgAAATTGATATTAAATACTGAAGGTTTTGATG aACCGGTAGTGATTGCACCAACTAGATGGTTGACTTCGTGTGTCTTACCTATCACAGTAGCATTATATGGATACAGAAAAAAGAGTCTTAACATTAGTGGAGCACTACTTGGATTAATTGTTGCTTTTGTTCTTACTCTTTCTAATTACTGCTTTCTAATAGACTTGCTAGTTTTCTTCCTATCTTCTTCAAAAGCTACAAGGTTTAAACCCCATCTAAAAAAGAAGATTGAAGAGGATTTTAAAGAAG GTGGTCAAAGAAATTGGATTCAAGTACTATGCAATGGAGGCATGGCTACTCAGCTAGGACTTTTATATTTGTTAGATGTTGGTGCTTCAGAGAGGCCGATAAACTTTTTGAAGGATTATAGAGCATCCTGGTTGAGTATTGGTATTCTAG gtGTGTTTGCATGTTGTAACGGTGACACATGGGCTTCTGAACTAGGCACAGTCTTAAGTAAATCTGACCCATACTTAATAACAACAGGGAAAAGAGTGCCTAAAGGAACAAATGGAGGGATCAGTGCTATTGGTACCTTAGTCAGCACTTTGGGAGGACTTGTTATCGGGCTTGCTcattacttaacaattttatattttgctgACAGAATGTTACTTAATTATGCACCTCCACAATGGCCTTTAATTATATATGGAGCATTGGCAGGTCTTTTTGGTAGTCTAATAGATTCATTGTTAGGTGCGACTTTGCAATATTCAg GTTTGGATAAAGATGGAAAGATAGTATCTCATTCCAGCTTAAGTGTAAAGCATATAAGTGGAAGAAACATTCTGGATAACCATAGTGTTAAtctgttatcaacaattattatgGGACTACTCATGCCAACAATTGTAAAGAATTTATAA
- the LOC120628848 gene encoding putative inorganic phosphate cotransporter encodes MMALPVEESSMLNDDIENDVTSSHRNLVVNERVEETTGWIKCRTVLGIMGFFGFANVYAMRVNLSVAIVAMINSTVPLPSNDSTLDVCPSTGPSNTTIPTKQGDFNWTAEQQSIILGSFFYGYVLTQIPGGRIAEIYGGKLVYGVGVLLTAVFTLLSPIAAYTDFKLFIAVRVLEGLGEGVTYPAMHAMLARWIPPLERSKFAAYVYAGSNIGTVISLPISGWLCTLEFGGGWPLCFYLFGGLGVVWFIAWIFLIYDTPQRHPRICPKEIEFITQTIGPQDEETSISIPWCKFLTCLPLWAILIAQCGQSWLFYTQLTELPTYMNNILHFDIVSNARLSALPYLTAWVAGILISIFADWLLAKGWISRLNSMKLWNTVAAFMPAFGLLGIAWAGCDRIAVMVLLSVTSAFGGAAYAGNQMNHIDLSPQFAGTMYGITNAASNICGFMAPYVIGLIISDTQQTLGQWREVFYLAAAIDLGANLFYLFFASTEEQDWSRPEIDDMTISAPVESLLFPES; translated from the exons ATGATGGCACTGCCTGTGGAAGAAAGTTCAATGTTAAATGATGATATAGAAAATGATGTCACAAGCAGTCACAGAAACCTAGTTGTTAACGAAAGAG TTGAAGAGACAACAGGATGGATCAAATGTCGAACAGTATTGGGTATCATGGGCTTTTTTGGCTTTGCCAATGTATATGCTATGAGGGTAAATCTCTCTGTAGCCATTGTAGCAATGATAAATTCAACAGTACCactaccttcaaatgactccaCATTAGATGTATGCCCATCTACTGGACCCAGTAATACAACAATACCAACA AAACAAGGTGATTTCAATTGGACTGCAGAACAACAAAGTATAATATTAGGATCATTTTTTTATGGATATGTTTTGACACAG ATTCCAGGAGGACGAATAGCAGAAATATACGGTGGTAAACTCGTTTACGGCGTCGGTGTTTTATTGACGGCAGTTTTCACATTACTCAGCCCAATAGCCGCGTACACAGACTTTAAGTTGTTCATTGCTGTGCGCGTTCTTGAAGGTTTGGGCGAAGGTGTAACTTACCCCGCCATGCATGCAATGCTTGCGCGATGGATACCACCCTTGGAGAGGTCAAAGTTTGCGGCTTATGTTTATGCAG GCTCAAACATAGGCACGGTAATATCATTGCCGATATCAGGTTGGCTTTGCACACTGGAGTTTGGAGGAGGCTGGCCTCTCTGTTTCTATTTGTTTGGAGGGCTGGGTGTGGTTTGGTTCATTGCGTGGATCTTCTTGATATACGACACGCCTCAAAGACATCCAAGGATATGTCCTAAAGAAATTGAATTCATCACTCAAACGATTGGGCCGCAG GACGAAGAGACTTCAATATCAATACCGTGGTGCAAGTTTCTCACTTGCCTTCCTCTGTGGGCGATTCTGATTGCCCAGTGCGGCCAGTCGTGGCTGTTTTACACGCAACTCACGGAATTGCCGACATACATGAACAATATACTGCACTTTGATATTGTTTCC AACGCGCGACTATCCGCGTTGCCATACCTCACAGCGTGGGTGGCGGGAATTTTGATCAGTATTTTTGCTGACTGGTTACTCGCGAAAGGCTGGATTTCTCGGTTGAACAGTATGAAACTATGGAACACTGTTG cggCGTTTATGCCTGCATTTGGGCTCCTGGGGATCGCATGGGCGGGCTGCGACCGCATAGCTGTTATGGTGCTGCTTTCCGTCACTTCAGCCTTTGGTGGCGCCGCCTACGCGG GTAACCAGATGAACCATATCGACTTATCGCCGCAGTTCGCGGGCACAATGTACGGCATCACGAACGCCGCTAGCAACATCTGCGGGTTTATGGCGCCCTACGTTATAGGCCTCATCATTAGTGATACGCAG caaaCCTTGGGGCAATGGCGGGAGGTGTTCTACTTGGCTGCCGCTATCGACCTTGGCGCTAATCTCTTCTACTTATTCTTTGCTAGCACAGAGGAACAG GACTGGTCTCGTCCAGAGATCGACGACATGACTATCTCGGCTCCCGTGGAAAGCCTCCTCTTCCCAGAGTCGTAG